The genomic interval CTCAAGTCCAAACGAAGGTATGTTTTGTGCGAGTAATACGCCATTACGATCGTAGATCAGTCCGCGTGCCGGTGGCAGTGAGACGATTCTGATCTGATTGTTTTTGGACAGTGTGATGTAGCGTTCGTGGTTGATGACTTGCAGATAGACAAGCCGGCTCAGCACCACGAATACGAGCAGCACAGTGCATATGAGGGCGACAATCATGCGCCGACGCAGCAAGCGTGTTTCACGCACCGGATCGCGCAGGTGGTCTCTGGCGGTGATACGACGATCCATCGTTTATTTGCTGTCGCCAGCGGGTAGCGTGTGGCTCATGTGACCCGCAACGTACGGCGCAGATTGCGCAGCACCAGAAATACGGGCGGCCACAGCAGCATGCTGGTCAGTGTCGGTAGCAGGTAGTCCCAACGCCAGGGGAGTTGGTGGGTCATGCCCGTAATCCACAGCACCAGCATCTGCTCGATAAACACCAGCGCAAGAACGCTGAGCGCCTGTTGCCAGAGCGTGAACAAACGCAGCCGCATGTAGAGTTTGAGCGTGATGTAGGCTACGAGCGCAAAGGCGAGTGCGTGTTGGCCGAGCAGTGTGCCGGTGGCAGCGTCCATCAGCAGCCCCATGCCCCAGGCAGTGCCGATACCAATGCGATGTGGCAGGGCCAGGCACCAGTAAATAAGTACCAGCATGACCCATTCCGGGCGTACCAGTGTGGCCCAGGTGGGGATGGGTACCAGACTCAGCATCAGTGCTACCAGCAGGGAGAGCGCAATGGCCCAGCCGCGACGCGGGCGGCTCATGGTGTTTCCGCCTCTGTCGGTGGAGCATCGGCAGGCGCGGGGACTTCCGGCTCGCTCAGTACCAACAGCACCTCGCGGTTGTGCTCCAGGCGGGCGGTGGGCGCGGCGCGAATCCTGGCAAAGGTCAGGCTGGGGTCGTGTTCTACGCTGATCACCTTTGCGACCGGGTAGTCCGGGGGAAAGCGTCCGCCCAGACCGGAGGTGACCAGCAGGTCGCCCACCTGAATATCGGCATCGGTAGGCACGTACGGGAGATCCAGCCGGTCAGGGATGCCAGTGCCGACGACAAGCGTGCGCAAGCCATTACGTTCGACCTGCACCGGCACGGCATGGCTGGGGTCGGTAATGAGCAATGCGATGCTGGATGCGGGATTGACATGGATGAGCTGACCCATGAGGCCGTAGGCATCAATCAGTGGCAGCCCCGGCGTCACGCCGTGCGCAGATCCCATATTAATGACAACCTCGCGGCGGAAGGGGTCAAGGTCAACGGCGAGCAGTTCTGCCACGCGGGTCTGTTTGCCTAACTTGACCGAGGACTGCAGCAGTTCGCGCAGACGTGCATTTTCATTTTCCAGTGAATTGAGTCTGTGCAGCTGTGCGCTCTGCACCAGCGACTCGCTGCGCAATTCGGCATTTTCACGCAGCAGGAGCGTGCGTGAAGAGAAGCTGTCGGCGATCCAGGCGCCTACCCTGAAAGGCAGGTCGACACTGTATTGTACCGGGTAGATAAGCAGGGAGAGCGCTTGACGCACGCCGTCGAGGCGGTGCTGACGATGGTCGAACGTCATCAACGCAAGTGCGAGCAGCACGAACACCAGAAGCCGCAACGTGGTATAGGGGCCACGCGCGAACAGCGGCTTCATCTGCTCCGGTGTAATCGCTGCTTTTACCATTCGCTGGTCATAGCACCGCTAGCAAACCTCTGATAAAGCCCTCAACGTTTGTTGGTGCGAGCGCGGCGGGCGATTTCGTGGTCCTCGGGTTTTACTCCTGAATCAGCACGTCGCGCCCGTGCTCGTCGATCATTTCCAATGCGATACCGCCACCGCGTGCCACGCAGGTGAGGGGGTCTTCGGCCACAAATACCGGCAGGCCTGTTTCCTCCATCAGCAGCTTGTCGAGATCGCGCAACAATGCCCCACCGCCGGTGAGCACCATGCCGCGCTCGGCCACGTCGGCGCCGAGCTCCGGGGGCGTTTGTTCGAGTGCAGCGCGCACTGCGCTGACGATGCCGGACAAAGGCTCCTGCAGCGCCTCGAGAATTTCATTGCTGTTGAGCTTGAAATGGCGCGGCACGCCCTCGGCCTGGTTGCGGCCCCATACCTCCATTTCACGCACTTCGTTGCCGGGGTAGGCTGAGCCGATTTCCTGCTTGATGCGCTCGGCGGTAGAGTCGCCGATCAGGCTGCCATAGTTGCGGCGCACATAGTTTACGATGGCGTCGTCGAAGCGGTCGCCGCCGATGCGCACCGAGGCCGAGTATACAATCCCGTTGAGCGAGAT from Gammaproteobacteria bacterium carries:
- the mreD gene encoding rod shape-determining protein MreD is translated as MSRPRRGWAIALSLLVALMLSLVPIPTWATLVRPEWVMLVLIYWCLALPHRIGIGTAWGMGLLMDAATGTLLGQHALAFALVAYITLKLYMRLRLFTLWQQALSVLALVFIEQMLVLWITGMTHQLPWRWDYLLPTLTSMLLWPPVFLVLRNLRRTLRVT
- the mreC gene encoding rod shape-determining protein MreC — encoded protein: MVKAAITPEQMKPLFARGPYTTLRLLVFVLLALALMTFDHRQHRLDGVRQALSLLIYPVQYSVDLPFRVGAWIADSFSSRTLLLRENAELRSESLVQSAQLHRLNSLENENARLRELLQSSVKLGKQTRVAELLAVDLDPFRREVVINMGSAHGVTPGLPLIDAYGLMGQLIHVNPASSIALLITDPSHAVPVQVERNGLRTLVVGTGIPDRLDLPYVPTDADIQVGDLLVTSGLGGRFPPDYPVAKVISVEHDPSLTFARIRAAPTARLEHNREVLLVLSEPEVPAPADAPPTEAETP